The following are from one region of the Jatrophihabitans sp. genome:
- a CDS encoding COX15/CtaA family protein — MGVSEAGWLRAPATLRRLALATLVANVLIVVTGGAVRLTGSGLGCPTWPSCTEDSLTPTPEYAAHGVIEFANRQLTFVLSAVVLATLIVAVLARRQVKLAALVAASIPAQAVLGGITVLTGLNPWTVAAHFLLSMLIIAIAFALWWRLRDDAEPTAQPTGPAAADSAGPAAAGLRTAGQRSLRAAATVIVTLTAAVLAIGTVVTGSGPHAGDKGATNRIDLDPASVSQLHADVVLLLIGLTLGFAVLAQAAGASQRLRRAAWLLLAVELAQGLIGFVQYFTHVPALLVGVHMLGACLVWLAALAVLAHALAAPARTHPAPAKPLAGQRR, encoded by the coding sequence ATGGGAGTGAGCGAAGCCGGCTGGTTGCGCGCGCCGGCCACCCTGCGCCGGCTGGCGCTGGCCACGCTGGTCGCCAACGTGCTGATCGTGGTGACCGGCGGGGCGGTCCGGCTGACCGGCTCGGGACTGGGCTGCCCGACGTGGCCCTCCTGCACCGAGGACTCGCTGACCCCCACCCCGGAGTACGCGGCGCACGGCGTGATCGAGTTCGCCAACCGGCAACTGACCTTCGTGCTCAGCGCGGTGGTGCTGGCGACGCTGATCGTCGCCGTGCTGGCCCGCCGCCAGGTCAAGCTGGCAGCGCTGGTGGCGGCGAGCATCCCCGCTCAGGCGGTGCTCGGCGGCATCACGGTGTTGACAGGTCTGAACCCCTGGACGGTGGCCGCGCACTTCCTGCTGTCGATGCTGATCATCGCGATCGCCTTCGCGCTGTGGTGGCGGCTGCGAGACGACGCTGAACCGACGGCTCAACCGACCGGGCCCGCAGCGGCTGACTCGGCCGGGCCGGCGGCGGCCGGGCTGCGCACAGCGGGGCAGCGCAGCCTGCGCGCGGCGGCGACAGTGATCGTGACGCTCACCGCGGCGGTGCTGGCCATCGGCACGGTGGTGACCGGAAGCGGTCCGCACGCCGGCGACAAGGGGGCGACCAACCGCATCGACCTCGACCCCGCCTCGGTGTCCCAGCTGCACGCCGACGTGGTGCTGCTGCTGATCGGACTCACCCTCGGCTTCGCGGTGCTGGCCCAGGCCGCCGGCGCCTCGCAACGGTTACGCCGCGCCGCCTGGCTGCTGCTCGCGGTGGAACTCGCTCAGGGCCTGATCGGGTTCGTGCAGTACTTCACGCACGTTCCCGCGCTGCTGGTGGGCGTTCACATGCTCGGCGCCTGCCTGGTCTGGCTGGCTGCCCTGGCAGTCCTGGCGCACGCCCTGGCCGCGCCTGCCCGCACCCACCCGGCGCCGGCCAAGCCATTGGCGGGCCAGCGGCGCTAA